A DNA window from Aureibacter tunicatorum contains the following coding sequences:
- a CDS encoding GNAT family N-acetyltransferase: protein MENQNIKLARPEEYEIIGNFSHKLESELWPEISVALHLSHFNNTAKKLLTDKDRFWAYIAYLDTQAIGMICINECAAIYAGGYFGEITDFYIIPEHRNKGIGKLLLDKAIELANLKEWTIIEVGSPDAHKSPGATNFYLKHGFINIGPRLEMELE from the coding sequence ATGGAAAATCAAAATATCAAACTAGCTCGCCCTGAAGAATATGAAATCATTGGGAACTTCTCCCATAAATTGGAATCCGAGCTTTGGCCTGAAATTTCAGTGGCTCTGCATTTAAGTCACTTTAACAATACTGCGAAAAAACTATTAACTGACAAAGATCGTTTTTGGGCTTATATTGCTTATTTAGACACTCAAGCTATAGGAATGATCTGTATAAATGAGTGCGCGGCAATCTATGCAGGAGGGTATTTTGGTGAAATCACAGATTTTTATATTATTCCTGAACACCGAAACAAAGGAATAGGAAAACTTCTACTAGACAAGGCCATTGAGCTCGCAAATCTCAAAGAGTGGACAATCATAGAGGTTGGATCACCAGATGCTCACAAAAGCCCAGGAGCCACTAATTTTTATTTAAAACATGGATTTATAAATATAGGGCCCCGATTAGAAATGGAATTGGAGTAA
- the galK gene encoding galactokinase, which produces MVNDKIISEKFIELYENTPVISRSPGRVNLIGEHTDYNDGFVLPAAIDKEIMFAIAKNDSNNCNVYSFDLKRKAAFSMETLEKIDQNWCNYVIGVVAELKNKGVDVQGFDCVFGGDVPLGAGLSSSAALECALATGLNDIFEGGLNKEELAKVSQLAEHNYAGVKCGIMDQFASIFGKEGYAVRLDCRSLEYEYFPLNIEGYSLLLLDTQVKHSLASSEYNTRREQCESGVETLKKHYPSIKNLRDVTLQMLEEHSSELDELTYKRCKYVIEENGRLVRGCADLQSGDLKSFGKEMYGSHYGLQNEYEVSCPELDFLVEQTVEKDYVLGARMMGGGFGGCTINLVKNEHLDELVAEVTPIYLKQFGKNLKHYKVVTGQGARVEKEIAK; this is translated from the coding sequence ATGGTTAATGATAAAATTATAAGCGAGAAATTTATTGAGCTTTATGAAAATACTCCAGTGATATCAAGATCGCCGGGTCGTGTGAATTTGATTGGAGAGCATACGGATTACAATGATGGCTTTGTATTGCCTGCGGCAATAGATAAAGAGATAATGTTTGCTATAGCAAAAAACGATAGCAATAACTGCAACGTTTATTCTTTTGATTTGAAAAGAAAAGCGGCTTTTTCAATGGAAACTTTGGAAAAGATTGATCAGAATTGGTGCAATTATGTGATAGGCGTTGTTGCGGAATTGAAAAATAAAGGAGTTGATGTGCAAGGTTTTGACTGTGTCTTTGGTGGCGATGTGCCATTAGGAGCAGGCTTGTCATCTTCAGCAGCTTTGGAGTGTGCTTTGGCGACTGGCTTGAATGACATATTTGAGGGAGGATTAAATAAGGAAGAGTTAGCGAAGGTATCTCAACTTGCCGAGCATAATTATGCTGGTGTGAAATGCGGTATTATGGATCAATTTGCCAGTATATTTGGTAAAGAAGGATATGCTGTAAGGCTTGATTGCAGAAGTTTGGAATATGAGTACTTTCCTTTGAATATTGAAGGTTACAGTCTATTGTTATTGGATACGCAAGTAAAACATTCTTTGGCTTCATCTGAATATAATACTCGTAGAGAGCAATGCGAATCGGGCGTGGAAACCTTGAAGAAACATTATCCTTCGATCAAAAATCTAAGAGATGTGACTTTGCAAATGTTGGAAGAGCACAGTTCAGAGTTAGATGAATTGACATACAAGAGATGTAAATATGTGATAGAGGAAAACGGCCGTCTTGTAAGGGGGTGCGCGGATTTGCAAAGTGGAGATTTGAAATCATTTGGCAAGGAAATGTATGGTTCGCATTATGGTTTGCAAAATGAATATGAAGTTAGCTGTCCAGAATTAGATTTCTTGGTAGAGCAAACTGTTGAAAAGGATTATGTGCTTGGAGCTAGAATGATGGGAGGTGGTTTTGGAGGCTGCACTATCAATTTGGTGAAAAATGAGCATCTTGATGAGTTAGTTGCAGAAGTGACGCCAATATATCTTAAACAGTTTGGCAAGAACCTGAAACACTACAAAGTAGTCACAGGCCAAGGTGCTAGAGTTGAAAAGGAAATTGCGAAATAA
- a CDS encoding zinc-dependent metalloprotease, producing the protein MKKRLLLLGTLATMSLSTLFAQKGKVDNQFPEIKCATSHANKLVGTDGSSVPANSRIQAPDTYRIPVVFHVYGTNFNGYSVSDAIVEEAIRRANEDFNGNNDDFNTIDPNFDPIKATLDVSFELAKFDENGNPTNGIVRYAAKSGYGNGTGYDDQIAADAWDNTKYVNVYIQNDLYADGSTTNSGVAWYPSDDMTARNVARIVYNGAYLANNTGKEFSSVFTHEIGHFLNLPHTFDGYSTSPCIDGDDGVDDTPPTGSGWGCNGTNCAGELINGENYMDYNVDCYKMFTQGQVSRMINALHSDARRTLWTDQNVLETLDGGDYALNIDKLYIKEGTDNDGSFDAESGLNLSIFSSQGVQQMQFAKSAGTDLVEGVDYQVANLPSGLSAVVTVVNNTTVSVNLNGSVSSHEFVDNTDFDIEFLAPAFNLSNNLLYKSKKNILIQYRDEYQVIHRVLNPSLSNIPADAADKTFYIDENLKATSDFYTWAEDGLLELGCSMGEDRQILGTIEPGTSGVNTLTYVEALDAGVTVGPSANTDLSIEWLYSNMNTNNYRYHSIYKAGKHEVWAGKTRFAGISFVNQGERYFGWIKINVSGDGTNVTVTEVAYYNKPNGNIVTGFVGTKVVASSDAFNENMTTNDGTLDPITFTVTETEFAKSSGDLVEGVDYTSENIPAGYTLKLTATSSTTVEATLVGSTNSHEAVNSIEGIVISFKDAAFASLTTEEIAATDQNLSVLYIDEYRLVYTKPDPAIFTNNSVEADVPFQFDPNNNKSSFAIWAEEGLLELYLPEGTAMWGTNQPGTAADGYYTLVSMLDAGVEVGDDPQLNSGNNWIISNQTGLPAAEGYYYHTLYKDLRAPNNRAPINHTEWAGKTMFAGLRFENRGNTHYGWVRINIDNDLETITVIDYAYHTRPNQSVITGLIEAAVEVDRDFIQVGVSANSYNSTESNIDLVAAEFNSGITGKLVEGTHYDVNGLQDGVSLELEKVSDTRVVVKAMVTDLTSVNVGDVIDGFSINFKDAAFEGKMASEVAGSNIGTISIEIVGEFEVIYLDFGWGSDDDNWASWYLFDRAVLYGIVKGNNYARLESYGDEIVVRNNNSPYYVDPLEIGDVVGPESNFKPADWDGNGDEVYFTQNGSTGSEWLGSSRYMGVKLNINDRVHYGWVKVSFSADANTWTFEEGAYYTKPNAPLTIAEESEVQDQTITFDLQSTANVGDANIALTATATSGLDVTYTSSDESVVRIENGELVIVGVGTADVTASQAGNNDYNPAADVVRSITVTDIPLGVDELSANVSVYPNPTNGVINVKSSRAEVRSIVVYNVIGEVVASTEGNNAIDLSGRHAGVYLVHIDTAVGKVVRKVLVK; encoded by the coding sequence ATGAAGAAAAGGCTACTGTTATTGGGTACGCTTGCCACGATGTCGTTATCGACATTGTTCGCCCAAAAGGGAAAAGTAGACAATCAATTCCCTGAGATTAAGTGCGCCACCTCGCATGCAAATAAATTGGTGGGTACTGATGGGTCTTCAGTCCCGGCAAATTCAAGAATTCAAGCACCTGACACTTATCGTATTCCTGTAGTATTCCACGTTTATGGGACTAATTTTAATGGATACTCTGTATCTGATGCTATTGTTGAAGAAGCAATAAGAAGAGCTAATGAGGACTTCAATGGGAATAATGACGATTTCAATACAATTGATCCAAATTTTGATCCTATTAAAGCTACATTGGATGTAAGTTTTGAATTGGCAAAGTTTGATGAAAATGGAAATCCAACGAATGGTATTGTAAGATATGCTGCGAAAAGCGGATATGGTAATGGTACTGGGTATGACGACCAGATTGCTGCTGATGCATGGGACAATACAAAGTATGTAAACGTTTATATTCAAAATGATTTATATGCTGATGGCTCAACTACAAACTCTGGAGTTGCTTGGTATCCAAGTGATGATATGACTGCAAGAAATGTGGCTCGTATTGTTTATAATGGAGCTTATTTAGCGAATAATACTGGGAAAGAGTTTTCTTCAGTTTTTACTCATGAGATAGGACACTTTTTGAATTTGCCTCATACATTTGATGGTTATTCAACATCGCCTTGTATAGATGGAGATGATGGTGTGGATGATACTCCTCCTACTGGTTCTGGATGGGGTTGTAATGGAACAAACTGTGCGGGTGAATTAATCAATGGTGAAAACTACATGGATTATAATGTAGACTGTTATAAGATGTTCACGCAGGGACAGGTTTCACGTATGATTAATGCATTGCATTCAGACGCTCGTAGAACACTTTGGACAGATCAAAATGTATTGGAGACATTGGATGGAGGAGATTATGCTCTTAATATAGATAAACTTTATATCAAAGAAGGAACGGATAATGATGGGTCTTTTGATGCAGAAAGTGGACTTAATCTTTCAATATTTAGCTCGCAAGGCGTTCAACAAATGCAATTTGCTAAATCCGCTGGAACTGATTTAGTAGAAGGTGTGGATTATCAAGTTGCAAACTTGCCTAGTGGGTTGTCTGCTGTAGTTACGGTTGTAAACAACACTACTGTATCGGTTAACTTGAATGGGTCTGTTTCAAGCCATGAGTTTGTGGATAATACTGATTTTGATATTGAATTCTTGGCACCTGCTTTTAACTTAAGCAATAACTTACTTTACAAGTCTAAGAAGAATATTTTGATTCAATATAGAGATGAATATCAAGTTATTCATAGAGTATTGAACCCATCATTGTCAAATATACCTGCTGACGCTGCTGACAAGACATTTTATATTGATGAAAACTTAAAAGCAACATCTGACTTTTATACATGGGCTGAGGATGGATTATTGGAATTAGGTTGTTCAATGGGAGAAGATAGACAAATCTTAGGAACTATTGAGCCTGGAACATCTGGAGTAAACACATTGACTTATGTTGAAGCTTTGGATGCTGGAGTTACAGTTGGTCCTTCTGCAAATACAGACTTAAGTATTGAGTGGCTTTATTCTAACATGAACACAAATAATTATAGATACCACTCTATATATAAGGCAGGAAAACACGAAGTGTGGGCTGGCAAAACAAGATTTGCCGGGATTTCATTTGTTAATCAAGGTGAAAGATATTTTGGTTGGATTAAAATAAATGTTTCAGGTGATGGCACAAATGTAACTGTAACTGAAGTTGCGTATTATAATAAGCCAAATGGTAATATTGTTACTGGATTTGTAGGTACTAAAGTTGTAGCTTCAAGCGATGCTTTTAATGAGAATATGACTACAAATGATGGAACTTTGGATCCAATAACTTTTACTGTTACGGAAACAGAATTTGCAAAGTCATCTGGAGACCTAGTTGAAGGTGTTGATTATACTTCAGAAAATATACCAGCAGGTTATACTTTGAAGCTTACAGCGACTTCTAGCACAACGGTGGAAGCTACTTTGGTAGGATCTACTAATAGTCATGAGGCTGTAAATTCAATTGAAGGTATTGTTATATCATTCAAGGATGCTGCTTTTGCTTCGTTAACTACTGAAGAAATTGCTGCGACAGATCAAAATCTTTCAGTATTATATATTGATGAGTACCGTTTGGTATATACTAAACCAGATCCGGCGATTTTTACAAATAACTCTGTTGAAGCTGATGTGCCTTTCCAATTTGATCCAAACAATAATAAATCGTCATTTGCGATTTGGGCTGAAGAAGGGTTATTGGAGTTATATTTGCCTGAAGGAACAGCAATGTGGGGTACAAATCAGCCTGGAACAGCAGCTGATGGATATTATACTTTAGTTTCAATGCTAGACGCAGGTGTTGAAGTGGGTGATGACCCTCAATTGAACTCTGGTAATAATTGGATTATTTCAAATCAAACAGGTTTGCCAGCTGCTGAAGGATATTATTACCATACTCTTTATAAAGATTTGAGAGCTCCTAATAACAGAGCGCCTATAAATCATACTGAGTGGGCTGGTAAAACAATGTTCGCTGGTTTGAGATTTGAAAATAGAGGGAATACGCATTATGGATGGGTGAGAATCAATATCGATAATGATCTAGAGACAATAACGGTTATAGATTATGCGTACCATACTAGACCTAATCAGTCAGTGATTACAGGTTTGATTGAAGCTGCTGTTGAGGTTGATAGAGATTTTATTCAAGTTGGAGTTTCAGCAAATTCTTATAATTCTACTGAAAGCAATATAGATCTTGTAGCTGCAGAATTTAATTCTGGAATTACAGGTAAACTAGTTGAAGGCACTCATTATGATGTTAATGGTTTGCAAGATGGGGTATCTCTTGAATTAGAAAAAGTATCTGATACAAGGGTAGTTGTAAAAGCAATGGTTACAGACTTGACTAGTGTAAATGTTGGTGATGTAATCGATGGTTTTTCAATTAACTTCAAAGATGCTGCATTTGAAGGAAAAATGGCTTCTGAAGTAGCTGGATCAAATATTGGAACCATTTCTATCGAAATAGTTGGTGAATTTGAAGTAATTTATCTTGATTTTGGATGGGGTAGTGATGATGATAACTGGGCTTCGTGGTATCTATTTGATAGAGCCGTGTTGTATGGAATCGTTAAAGGAAACAACTATGCAAGATTAGAATCTTATGGAGATGAAATTGTTGTAAGAAATAATAACTCTCCATATTACGTAGACCCATTAGAGATAGGTGATGTAGTAGGACCGGAATCTAATTTTAAACCTGCTGATTGGGATGGAAATGGCGATGAAGTGTATTTTACTCAGAATGGCTCTACAGGCTCAGAATGGTTAGGAAGTTCAAGATATATGGGTGTTAAGTTGAATATTAATGATAGAGTTCATTATGGTTGGGTAAAAGTTAGTTTTTCGGCTGATGCAAATACTTGGACATTTGAAGAAGGTGCTTATTATACAAAACCTAATGCACCACTTACTATAGCTGAAGAATCTGAAGTTCAAGATCAAACAATTACATTTGACCTTCAATCAACAGCAAATGTTGGTGATGCAAATATTGCTTTGACAGCGACTGCTACATCTGGATTGGATGTTACTTACACTAGTTCTGATGAATCTGTTGTAAGAATTGAAAATGGTGAGTTGGTAATTGTAGGAGTTGGTACTGCTGATGTAACTGCTTCACAAGCTGGTAATAATGATTATAATCCTGCTGCTGATGTAGTTAGATCAATCACAGTAACGGACATTCCATTAGGAGTGGATGAACTAAGTGCTAATGTGAGCGTTTATCCAAATCCTACTAACGGAGTAATTAATGTGAAGAGCTCTAGAGCTGAGGTGAGATCTATCGTTGTTTATAATGTGATTGGTGAAGTTGTTGCTTCGACAGAAGGTAATAACGCAATTGATCTTAGCGGAAGACATGCAGGTGTTTATCTTGTTCATATTGATACAGCTGTTGGAAAAGTTGTTAGAAAAGTATTGGTGAAGTAA
- a CDS encoding UDP-glucose--hexose-1-phosphate uridylyltransferase: MSEFNFEDHPHRRLNILTGEWVLVSPHRTKRPWQGKVEKLELEKKPSYDPKCYLCPGNERAGGQINPEYSDTFVFNNDFAALLEDTPEGGYNKKNLLVAKSEKGLAKVIVFSPDHSLTLPLMEVSDIRKVVDLWVEEYLALAEKDFINYVQIFENKGEIMGCSNPHPHGQIWAQSSIPDIPAKKTANMNAYYEEHGKSILEDYLEIELKKRERIIFENEHFVALVPFWAVWPYEAMIVSKRHVKHIGHLSLEERDSYAEIIKKLTIAYDNLFETSFPYSAGIHQAPTDGNENDGWHMHMTFMPPLLRSATVKKFMVGYEMLANPQRDITAEFAAKKLRDLPEKHFSI; this comes from the coding sequence ATGTCAGAATTTAATTTTGAAGATCATCCGCATAGGAGATTGAATATATTGACTGGTGAATGGGTGTTGGTGTCGCCTCACAGAACGAAAAGACCTTGGCAAGGTAAGGTTGAGAAACTTGAATTGGAGAAAAAGCCAAGCTACGATCCAAAATGTTACTTATGCCCTGGTAATGAACGAGCTGGTGGCCAAATTAATCCAGAGTATTCAGATACTTTTGTGTTCAATAATGATTTCGCCGCATTGTTGGAAGATACGCCGGAAGGAGGATATAACAAGAAGAATTTGTTGGTTGCCAAAAGCGAAAAGGGATTGGCAAAAGTCATAGTTTTTTCACCTGATCATTCTTTGACTTTGCCTTTGATGGAGGTTAGTGATATTAGGAAAGTTGTGGATTTATGGGTGGAAGAATATTTGGCATTGGCCGAAAAGGATTTTATCAATTATGTCCAGATCTTTGAAAATAAAGGTGAAATCATGGGATGCAGCAACCCTCATCCGCATGGGCAAATTTGGGCTCAAAGCAGTATCCCGGATATTCCTGCCAAGAAAACAGCTAATATGAATGCTTACTATGAGGAACATGGAAAGAGTATATTAGAGGATTATCTAGAAATTGAACTAAAGAAGCGAGAGAGAATAATATTCGAGAATGAACATTTTGTTGCTTTAGTTCCTTTTTGGGCAGTTTGGCCATATGAGGCGATGATTGTGAGTAAAAGACATGTAAAGCACATTGGGCATTTGTCATTGGAAGAGCGCGATTCATATGCTGAAATAATCAAGAAATTGACGATCGCTTATGATAATCTTTTTGAAACGTCTTTTCCTTATTCGGCAGGCATTCATCAAGCGCCGACAGATGGCAATGAAAATGATGGCTGGCATATGCATATGACATTCATGCCTCCATTGCTTAGGTCTGCAACAGTTAAAAAATTCATGGTAGGTTATGAGATGTTGGCAAATCCACAAAGAGATATTACTGCTGAGTTTGCCGCGAAAAAACTTCGAGATTTGCCTGAAAAACATTTTAGTATATAA
- a CDS encoding glycogen/starch/alpha-glucan phosphorylase, which translates to MKNFLHQNFLHQITHNFLKQHDDRIGLTLEAIKDGFLDYLFFNRGTYPDQATDQDIYQALAMTIRDRLVQRWLHTYKKATMEKDTRVVIYLSAEYLMGPQLGHNIVNLGVREVVEKAMNDLGIDLQSVLDAEVEPGLANGGLGNVAASYLDGLSSLEVPAIGYGIRYEFGLFRQSFSNGWQIEETDKWLQFGFPWEIQQFDRAVEIKFGGSTQRVKDESGNEKVNWIPSEEIKGIPYDVFVPGYKVNTVNTLRLWKAEAIDSFNFQSFNVGDYYGAVDKKVSSENITKVLYPNDESIEGKILRLKQQYFFVSCALQDCVNFFLESGGNILDFHEKFVVQLNDTHPTIAIPELMRILVDEQGVAWDEAWHITQKTFGYTQHTLLPEALEKWPVGLLGQILPRHMEIIYDINYKFLNLAREHFPNHQEIIRTLSLIDETGEKYVRMANLACAGSFSINGVANLQTELLKSYTLKDFYSIFPEKFNNKTNGIAPRRWLMLINNRLTQLLDDTIGTGWEKDLDQLKSLEPFAENQDFVNKWKAVKKEIKNDLAQRIFEQQRVKVDPNSMFDILVKRIHEYKRQHLKVLHIISLYRKIKDNPNESYVPRTFIFGGKAAPGYRMAKLIIKLINSVAEVINNDSSINDLIKVVFIPNYNVRNSQWIYPAADLSEQISTAGKEASGTGNMKFSVNGALTVGTYDGANIEIREEVGSDNFFLFGLKADEVKSLKESGYNPYTYYQENESLRKAIDMINHGYFSPNERDLFRPLTDHLLYYDEYMVMADFTDYVRAQEEAEQLWSQSDAWAKASILNTARMGKFSSDRTVREYLRDIWKADAVEINIKDTLH; encoded by the coding sequence ATGAAAAATTTCCTCCATCAAAACTTTCTACATCAGATTACGCACAATTTCCTTAAGCAGCATGATGATAGAATTGGTTTGACTCTTGAAGCCATCAAGGATGGCTTTTTGGACTATCTGTTTTTTAACAGAGGCACTTATCCGGATCAAGCGACTGATCAAGATATATATCAGGCATTGGCAATGACTATCAGAGATAGACTGGTTCAAAGATGGTTGCATACCTATAAAAAAGCGACCATGGAAAAAGACACAAGAGTTGTGATCTATCTATCCGCAGAATATTTGATGGGTCCCCAACTAGGTCATAATATAGTGAATTTAGGCGTAAGGGAAGTAGTGGAGAAGGCTATGAATGACCTTGGAATTGATTTGCAAAGCGTATTGGATGCAGAGGTAGAGCCGGGCTTGGCAAATGGAGGTTTAGGAAATGTAGCCGCTTCGTATTTGGATGGGCTTTCTTCTTTGGAGGTGCCTGCAATTGGTTATGGAATAAGGTATGAATTCGGTTTATTTAGACAGTCGTTTAGCAATGGCTGGCAAATAGAGGAAACTGATAAATGGCTTCAATTTGGTTTCCCTTGGGAGATTCAGCAGTTTGATAGAGCTGTTGAGATAAAATTTGGTGGAAGCACACAGCGTGTGAAAGATGAGTCAGGCAACGAAAAAGTCAATTGGATACCTTCCGAGGAAATAAAAGGTATACCATATGATGTATTTGTGCCGGGGTATAAAGTTAATACAGTGAATACTCTAAGGTTGTGGAAAGCTGAGGCAATCGATTCATTCAACTTTCAATCATTCAATGTCGGGGATTATTATGGTGCTGTGGATAAAAAGGTTAGTTCTGAAAATATTACTAAGGTTCTATATCCGAATGATGAGTCAATTGAGGGGAAAATACTAAGATTGAAGCAACAGTACTTTTTCGTGTCATGCGCCTTGCAAGATTGTGTGAATTTCTTTTTAGAGTCAGGTGGTAACATACTTGATTTTCATGAGAAGTTTGTCGTTCAATTAAATGATACTCACCCTACGATCGCTATTCCTGAGTTGATGAGAATATTAGTAGATGAACAAGGAGTCGCTTGGGATGAAGCTTGGCATATCACTCAGAAAACTTTTGGATACACTCAGCATACATTGTTGCCGGAAGCATTGGAAAAGTGGCCTGTAGGCTTGCTGGGGCAAATACTGCCTAGGCACATGGAAATCATATATGATATTAACTATAAATTCTTGAATTTGGCAAGAGAGCATTTTCCAAATCATCAAGAAATCATACGCACTTTGTCGTTGATAGATGAGACAGGAGAGAAGTATGTAAGAATGGCGAACTTGGCTTGTGCGGGAAGCTTTTCAATAAATGGTGTGGCGAACTTGCAAACGGAATTATTGAAGTCTTACACATTAAAAGATTTTTATTCAATTTTTCCAGAGAAATTCAACAATAAGACAAATGGAATAGCGCCAAGAAGATGGTTGATGTTGATTAACAATAGGTTAACTCAATTATTGGATGATACTATTGGCACAGGTTGGGAAAAAGACTTGGATCAACTTAAAAGTTTGGAGCCATTTGCTGAAAATCAAGATTTTGTTAATAAGTGGAAAGCAGTTAAAAAAGAAATAAAGAACGATCTGGCTCAGCGAATTTTTGAACAGCAAAGGGTTAAGGTTGACCCTAACTCGATGTTTGATATTCTAGTGAAGAGGATTCATGAGTATAAAAGACAGCACTTGAAGGTCTTGCATATCATTTCGTTATATCGCAAGATTAAAGATAATCCAAATGAAAGCTATGTTCCGAGAACGTTTATCTTTGGAGGTAAAGCGGCTCCTGGATATCGCATGGCCAAATTAATCATTAAATTGATTAACAGCGTTGCTGAGGTTATTAATAATGACTCATCAATTAATGATTTGATTAAAGTGGTATTTATACCTAATTATAATGTAAGAAATAGTCAATGGATATATCCAGCAGCGGACTTATCTGAACAGATTTCAACAGCTGGGAAAGAAGCTTCAGGAACAGGCAATATGAAGTTTTCGGTAAACGGAGCTTTAACAGTTGGTACTTACGATGGGGCGAATATTGAAATAAGAGAGGAAGTTGGCAGTGATAATTTCTTTTTGTTTGGCTTGAAGGCTGATGAGGTAAAAAGCTTGAAAGAAAGCGGTTACAATCCTTATACCTATTATCAGGAGAATGAATCACTAAGAAAAGCAATAGATATGATCAATCATGGTTACTTTTCTCCAAATGAGAGGGATCTATTCAGGCCTTTGACAGATCATCTTTTGTATTATGATGAGTATATGGTGATGGCTGACTTCACTGATTATGTCAGAGCACAAGAAGAGGCTGAACAACTTTGGTCTCAGAGCGACGCTTGGGCTAAAGCTTCAATATTGAATACAGCAAGAATGGGCAAATTCTCTTCAGACAGGACTGTTAGGGAATACTTAAGGGATATTTGGAAAGCTGACGCTGTAGAAATAAATATAAAAGATACATTGCATTAA
- a CDS encoding aldose epimerase family protein, whose protein sequence is MIETKSVIVEPFGKTQACQEVSLFHLKNSKGVEAVLTNYGATLVSFMCPDRDGNIEDIVLGFDNIEAYEKDECYIGSTVGRNCNRIAEGKFELAGKEFNLPINNGPNHLHGGIDAFNKRVWGSEVCDENSVKFTLRSVSNENGYPGNLDISVQYTLNDNNELRIDYRGFTDELTLCNLTNHSYFNLTGGCKSSVLNHELKISASCFTPVDENMIPTGEMMPVKSSPFDFTTFKTLKADWNQDENDQLKIANGYDHNFALDEDEEIRVQAIDPRSGRRLTVKSSQPGLHLYTGNFLKQDIIGKEGKPYENQDGFCLECQYFPNAINVGDFTSPVLSPDDKYEEFIVFKVDSI, encoded by the coding sequence ATGATTGAAACAAAGAGTGTAATTGTAGAGCCATTTGGAAAAACCCAAGCTTGCCAAGAAGTTAGTCTTTTTCACCTGAAAAATTCAAAAGGAGTGGAAGCTGTCTTGACTAATTATGGCGCAACATTGGTTAGTTTTATGTGTCCTGATCGTGACGGAAATATAGAGGATATCGTTCTTGGTTTTGATAATATTGAAGCCTATGAGAAAGATGAATGCTATATAGGATCAACGGTAGGAAGAAATTGCAATAGAATTGCCGAAGGGAAGTTTGAATTGGCAGGCAAGGAGTTTAATTTGCCGATCAATAATGGGCCTAATCACCTTCATGGAGGAATTGATGCATTTAATAAAAGAGTATGGGGATCTGAAGTTTGTGATGAAAACTCGGTGAAGTTTACTCTTAGATCTGTCAGCAATGAAAATGGCTACCCTGGTAATTTAGATATTAGTGTTCAGTATACGTTGAATGACAACAATGAGCTTAGAATTGATTATCGAGGGTTCACAGATGAGCTAACATTGTGTAATTTGACAAACCATTCCTATTTTAATCTGACAGGAGGATGCAAATCATCGGTTTTGAATCATGAATTGAAGATTTCAGCGAGTTGTTTTACACCAGTTGATGAGAATATGATTCCAACTGGAGAAATGATGCCTGTAAAGTCTTCACCTTTTGATTTTACAACTTTCAAAACCCTGAAAGCTGATTGGAATCAAGATGAGAACGATCAGTTGAAAATTGCGAATGGATATGATCATAATTTTGCATTGGATGAAGATGAAGAAATAAGAGTTCAAGCAATTGATCCCAGAAGCGGAAGACGATTGACTGTGAAGTCTTCTCAGCCAGGCTTGCATCTTTATACAGGAAATTTCTTGAAACAAGATATAATAGGGAAAGAAGGAAAGCCTTATGAGAATCAAGATGGTTTTTGTTTGGAGTGCCAATATTTTCCCAATGCGATCAATGTGGGTGATTTCACTTCACCAGTTTTGAGTCCTGATGATAAATATGAAGAGTTTATAGTATTTAAAGTCGATAGTATTTAG